One Cryptosporangium phraense genomic window carries:
- a CDS encoding class I SAM-dependent methyltransferase, translated as MTYLANRQETVADRLRPVVTTIFGHEPPVRIRAWDGSSIGPSDREGGPTLVIRNRRALRRLVWSPNEVGMARAFVSGDLAVEGDFIEALDSMLHLFDATQGMHLNSQDRRTILAAAVRLGAIGTNPPPPAEEMRPVGGLLHSARRDAAAISHHYDVGNEFYRLVLGESMTYSCAYWPDLDDPSATTTLEQAQTNKVELISRKLGLKPGMRLLDVGCGWGTMAIHAAREYGVHVVGVTNSHEQAVGAAKRAAAAGVADLVEIREMDYRDIDDGPYDAISSIGMAEHVGTEQWPHYAELLYGLLKPGGRLLSHQITQPPTVTEHLESNRAGGKHERTFITAYVFPDGELQSSGWISDRLESVGFEVRDVESLREHYAKTLRAWVANLEQSWSEAVQLTSVGRARVWRLYMAGSALAFDRNRIAIHQVLAVRPDRKGRSHMPPTRRSYATVD; from the coding sequence ATGACGTACCTCGCTAACCGGCAGGAAACTGTCGCTGACCGGTTACGCCCCGTCGTCACCACGATCTTCGGCCACGAGCCGCCCGTCCGCATCCGGGCCTGGGACGGCAGCTCGATCGGCCCCTCCGACCGAGAAGGTGGCCCGACCCTCGTCATCCGGAACCGGCGCGCGCTGCGTCGCCTGGTCTGGTCCCCCAACGAGGTCGGCATGGCCCGCGCCTTCGTCTCCGGCGACCTCGCGGTCGAGGGCGACTTCATCGAAGCGCTCGACTCGATGCTGCACCTGTTCGACGCCACCCAGGGCATGCACCTGAACAGCCAGGACCGTCGGACGATCCTCGCCGCCGCGGTGCGGCTGGGCGCGATCGGCACCAACCCGCCCCCGCCGGCCGAGGAGATGCGTCCGGTCGGTGGCCTGCTGCACAGCGCCCGCCGGGACGCGGCCGCGATCAGCCACCACTACGACGTCGGCAACGAGTTCTACCGGCTGGTGCTGGGCGAATCGATGACGTACTCGTGCGCGTACTGGCCCGACCTCGACGACCCGTCCGCCACGACGACGCTCGAGCAGGCGCAGACGAACAAGGTCGAGCTGATCTCGCGCAAGCTCGGGCTGAAGCCCGGGATGCGGCTGCTCGACGTCGGCTGCGGCTGGGGCACGATGGCCATCCACGCCGCCCGCGAGTACGGCGTCCACGTCGTCGGCGTCACGAACTCGCACGAGCAGGCGGTCGGCGCGGCGAAGCGCGCCGCGGCGGCCGGGGTGGCCGACCTGGTCGAGATCCGCGAGATGGACTACCGCGACATCGACGACGGGCCGTACGACGCGATCTCGAGCATCGGGATGGCCGAGCACGTCGGCACCGAGCAGTGGCCCCACTACGCCGAACTGCTGTACGGCCTGCTCAAGCCGGGTGGCCGGCTGCTCAGCCACCAGATCACCCAGCCGCCGACGGTCACCGAGCACCTCGAGTCGAACCGGGCCGGCGGCAAGCACGAGCGGACGTTCATCACCGCGTACGTCTTCCCGGACGGCGAGCTCCAGTCCTCGGGCTGGATCTCCGACCGGCTGGAGAGCGTGGGCTTCGAGGTTCGCGACGTCGAGTCGCTGCGTGAGCACTACGCGAAGACGCTGCGGGCCTGGGTGGCCAATCTGGAGCAGAGCTGGTCGGAGGCCGTCCAGCTGACGAGCGTCGGGCGCGCCCGGGTCTGGCGCCTGTACATGGCCGGCTCGGCGCTGGCCTTCGACCGCAACCGGATCGCGATCCACCAGGTGCTCGCCGTCCGTCCGGATCGGAAGGGCCGCAGCCACATGCCCCCGACCCGCCGGTCGTACGCAACGGTCGACTGA
- the ligD gene encoding non-homologous end-joining DNA ligase, translating to MASRATSPAVEVPVGDRVVRISNPDRVYFDDPHVTKLDIVKYYLSVGEGIVRALRERPCMLHRYPDGVYSAEGVEGEKIYQKRLPRGAPEWVESVQVKFPSGRSADELCVTELASVAWAVQMSTVEFHPWHSRRANTEQPDELRIDLDPQPGTGLAEARTVGGVVHEMLDELGWAGWPKTSGNRGIHIYVRIRPDWTFTEVRRAALAFAREVERRVPQLATTAWWKEERGEKIFVDFNQNARDRTIASAYSLRGRSGALVSAPITWDELVDVESEDFTIRTVPPRFAELGDLHAGIDDVAVGIEPLLEWSERDARDLDLGDAPYPPNYPKMEGEPMRVQPSRARKPG from the coding sequence ATGGCGTCCAGAGCAACGTCTCCGGCGGTCGAGGTCCCGGTGGGCGACCGCGTCGTCCGCATCAGCAACCCCGATCGGGTGTACTTCGACGACCCGCACGTGACCAAGCTCGACATCGTCAAGTACTACCTCTCGGTCGGCGAGGGCATCGTCCGGGCGCTGCGCGAGCGCCCGTGCATGCTGCATCGCTATCCCGACGGGGTGTATTCCGCCGAGGGCGTCGAGGGCGAGAAGATCTACCAGAAGCGCCTGCCGCGCGGGGCCCCCGAGTGGGTCGAGAGCGTGCAGGTGAAGTTCCCGTCCGGACGCAGCGCGGACGAGCTGTGCGTCACCGAGCTGGCCTCGGTGGCCTGGGCGGTCCAGATGTCGACGGTGGAATTCCACCCCTGGCACTCCCGCCGGGCCAACACCGAGCAGCCCGACGAGCTGCGCATCGACCTCGACCCGCAGCCCGGCACCGGCCTGGCCGAGGCCCGGACGGTCGGCGGCGTCGTCCACGAGATGCTCGACGAGCTGGGCTGGGCCGGCTGGCCCAAGACGTCCGGCAACCGCGGGATCCACATCTACGTGCGGATCCGGCCCGACTGGACGTTCACCGAGGTCCGCCGGGCCGCGCTGGCCTTCGCCCGCGAGGTCGAGCGGCGCGTCCCGCAGCTCGCGACCACCGCGTGGTGGAAGGAGGAGCGCGGCGAGAAGATCTTCGTCGACTTCAACCAGAACGCCCGCGATCGGACGATCGCCAGCGCCTACAGCCTCCGGGGCCGGTCGGGTGCACTGGTTTCCGCTCCGATCACCTGGGACGAATTGGTGGACGTCGAGAGCGAGGACTTCACGATCCGTACGGTGCCACCGCGCTTCGCCGAGCTGGGCGACCTGCACGCGGGCATCGACGACGTCGCGGTGGGCATCGAGCCGCTGCTGGAGTGGTCGGAGCGGGACGCGCGCGACCTCGACCTGGGCGACGCCCCGTATCCGCCCAACTATCCGAAGATGGAAGGCGAGCCGATGCGGGTGCAGCCGAGTAGG